Proteins from a genomic interval of Salinivibrio kushneri:
- a CDS encoding YebC/PmpR family DNA-binding transcriptional regulator — protein MAGHSKWSNIKHRKAAQDAKRGKIFTKLIREIVVATKEGGPEAETNPRLRAAVDKALSNNMTRDTINRAISRGAGGEGDENMETVIYEGYGPAGTAVMVECMTDNRNRTVSGVRHAFSKSGGNLGTDGSVSFLFDKKGVITYASGLEEDAVMEAALEGGADDVVTYDDGSMDVYTTPNDFGYVKDALDKAGFEAERAEVTQVPSTKAELDADTAPKLLRLIDMLEDLDDVQEVYHNGDISDEVAASLS, from the coding sequence ATGGCAGGTCACAGTAAGTGGTCGAACATTAAACACCGTAAAGCCGCTCAAGACGCGAAGCGCGGTAAGATTTTCACCAAGCTTATCCGAGAAATTGTGGTGGCAACCAAAGAAGGTGGCCCCGAAGCGGAAACCAACCCACGTTTGCGTGCCGCGGTGGATAAAGCGCTATCAAATAACATGACACGCGACACCATCAACCGTGCGATTTCACGTGGTGCGGGCGGCGAAGGTGACGAAAACATGGAAACCGTCATCTATGAAGGTTATGGCCCTGCGGGCACGGCGGTGATGGTGGAGTGTATGACCGATAACCGCAACCGCACGGTATCAGGCGTGCGCCATGCGTTTTCCAAGTCTGGCGGTAACCTGGGTACCGATGGTTCAGTCAGCTTCTTATTCGATAAAAAAGGGGTGATTACCTACGCCTCCGGCCTTGAAGAAGATGCGGTGATGGAAGCGGCACTCGAAGGCGGCGCGGACGATGTGGTCACCTATGACGACGGTTCAATGGATGTGTACACCACGCCTAATGACTTTGGCTATGTGAAAGATGCACTGGATAAAGCCGGGTTTGAGGCTGAACGTGCCGAAGTGACGCAGGTACCATCCACCAAAGCGGAGTTAGATGCAGACACTGCACCCAAGCTGTTGCGTTTGATTGATATGCTAGAAGACCTTGACGATGTGCAAGAAGTCTACCATAACGGTGATATCTCGGATGAAGTGGCAGCGAGTTTAAGCTAA
- the tolR gene encoding protein TolR yields MAYQPKRRKMTAEINVVPYIDVMLVLLIIFMVTAPFVTQGVDVDLPQTAQAKTAAELAEEEDSGAFIIVEVDKDGQLGLSVNNGDMTRGLSLEEILVRVKAELQLNPKSPVLVGGDGRVPYSEIILTLDALNQAGVSSVGLMTEPYES; encoded by the coding sequence ATGGCGTATCAACCTAAGCGGCGCAAGATGACGGCGGAAATCAATGTCGTCCCCTACATTGATGTGATGCTGGTACTGCTGATTATTTTTATGGTGACCGCCCCCTTCGTGACGCAGGGCGTGGATGTGGATCTGCCACAAACGGCACAAGCGAAAACCGCGGCAGAGCTAGCAGAAGAGGAAGACAGCGGCGCCTTTATCATTGTGGAAGTGGATAAAGACGGCCAACTCGGACTCAGTGTCAATAATGGCGATATGACGCGCGGTTTGAGCTTGGAAGAAATTCTGGTGCGCGTTAAAGCTGAGCTGCAGCTCAACCCCAAATCGCCCGTGTTAGTGGGCGGTGATGGCCGGGTGCCTTATTCAGAAATCATCCTGACGCTTGATGCATTAAACCAAGCTGGCGTGTCGTCAGTGGGCTTAATGACCGAGCCGTACGAGTCGTAG
- the tolA gene encoding cell envelope integrity protein TolA gives MNEPNDKPTHQKSGKDSLIPALAISALLHVVLVIVLLWGADFSSDSTPTPKAGRAIDATVIDPAVVNAQAKKIREQRNQAKREEAERLKRLEQQAKRLEQQREQEEQRLREVKRQKLEAERQAREEQKRIAEQQAKAEEQARIAKQKAERAERERQRKLEEKRKAELAAEKAEKARQEKLATQRKAEEEAKKAEAERQRKLAERKKAEEEARKAEQARQEAERKAQEAKRRQQEQEAALNDLFSGLESEASQRQSARGQFIQDEVARYGAIFTQMIQQRLIVDDGLSGQECVVNMRLSPTGLLLNVEEKAGNTRLCRATKTAVASVSQFPMPEDGDIIAKLRDIELTVRPN, from the coding sequence ATGAACGAGCCAAACGATAAACCAACCCACCAAAAGTCAGGCAAAGACTCGCTGATACCCGCGCTGGCGATATCAGCCTTGTTGCATGTGGTGTTAGTGATTGTGCTGTTGTGGGGCGCAGACTTTAGTTCTGACTCAACGCCAACCCCTAAAGCAGGGCGTGCGATTGATGCCACAGTGATTGATCCGGCCGTGGTCAATGCACAGGCGAAGAAAATTCGTGAGCAACGTAACCAGGCAAAGCGTGAAGAAGCAGAGCGACTCAAACGGTTAGAGCAGCAAGCGAAACGCCTTGAGCAGCAGCGTGAGCAAGAAGAGCAGCGCCTTCGCGAAGTGAAGCGACAAAAGCTAGAAGCTGAGCGCCAGGCTCGGGAAGAGCAAAAGCGGATTGCCGAGCAACAGGCCAAAGCGGAAGAGCAAGCGCGTATTGCCAAACAAAAAGCCGAGCGGGCCGAACGCGAACGCCAGCGCAAGTTAGAAGAGAAGCGCAAAGCGGAACTCGCGGCGGAGAAAGCGGAAAAAGCACGGCAAGAAAAGCTTGCCACGCAACGTAAAGCTGAGGAAGAAGCGAAAAAAGCCGAAGCTGAGCGACAGCGCAAGCTTGCTGAACGTAAAAAAGCGGAAGAAGAGGCGCGCAAAGCCGAACAAGCGCGCCAAGAGGCAGAGCGCAAAGCCCAGGAGGCGAAGCGACGACAACAAGAGCAAGAGGCGGCGCTGAACGATTTGTTCTCAGGCCTTGAGTCAGAAGCCAGCCAGCGACAAAGCGCGCGCGGGCAATTTATTCAAGACGAAGTGGCGCGGTACGGCGCCATTTTTACACAGATGATCCAGCAACGGCTTATCGTAGACGATGGCCTAAGTGGCCAAGAGTGCGTGGTGAATATGCGCTTGTCACCGACCGGCCTTCTGCTTAATGTGGAAGAAAAGGCGGGCAATACGCGACTATGCCGCGCGACTAAGACCGCGGTGGCGTCTGTGTCTCAGTTTCCGATGCCGGAAGATGGCGATATTATTGCCAAATTACGTGATATCGAGTTGACCGTTAGACCTAACTAA
- the cydB gene encoding cytochrome d ubiquinol oxidase subunit II, with amino-acid sequence MFDYETLRLIWWVLIGVLLIGFTVTDGFDMGVGALLTLIGKTDSERRVMINAVAPHWEGNQVWLVTAGGALFAAWPLVYAVSFSGFYIAMVVTLAALFFRPMGFDYRSKIDDPRWRTAWDWGLVLGGFVPPVIFGVAFGNLLQGVPFQLSDLLIPTYTGGFFALLNPFALVCGLVSLFMVVLQGATWLQLKTTDALHVRARNVAQLCALLTTVLFVAAGFWVQNIDGFVVVSEAANQAASNPLAKEVAVQSGAWMRNYQAMPILWLAPLVGAVMPLLAMLASRLERGGWAFLFSSLAVAGVILTAGIAMFPFVMPSSTFPGHSLTMWDATSSELTLSIMTIVAAVFVPIILAYTLWCYIKMFGRLDAQYIEDNTHSLY; translated from the coding sequence ATGTTTGATTATGAAACGTTACGCCTGATCTGGTGGGTGCTGATCGGTGTGTTACTGATCGGCTTTACCGTCACTGATGGCTTTGACATGGGGGTGGGCGCCTTGCTCACCCTGATCGGCAAAACCGACAGTGAACGTCGGGTAATGATTAACGCTGTCGCGCCCCATTGGGAAGGCAACCAAGTCTGGTTAGTGACCGCAGGCGGGGCATTATTCGCCGCTTGGCCGTTGGTGTATGCGGTTTCCTTTTCTGGTTTTTATATCGCGATGGTGGTCACACTGGCGGCGCTTTTCTTCCGTCCCATGGGCTTTGACTATCGCTCAAAAATCGATGACCCACGCTGGCGCACCGCATGGGATTGGGGCTTGGTGCTGGGGGGCTTTGTGCCACCGGTCATTTTCGGGGTCGCCTTTGGTAACCTCTTACAAGGGGTGCCGTTCCAGCTTAGCGATCTCTTGATCCCAACCTACACAGGCGGCTTTTTTGCGCTGCTTAATCCCTTCGCCTTGGTGTGTGGGCTGGTGAGCCTGTTTATGGTGGTGTTGCAAGGCGCAACCTGGTTGCAACTAAAAACCACCGATGCGCTGCATGTACGCGCACGTAATGTCGCGCAACTGTGTGCATTATTGACCACCGTACTCTTTGTGGCAGCAGGCTTCTGGGTACAAAATATAGATGGCTTTGTGGTGGTCAGTGAGGCGGCGAATCAAGCAGCCTCTAACCCACTGGCGAAAGAGGTCGCGGTACAAAGCGGCGCTTGGATGCGTAACTATCAAGCGATGCCAATCCTCTGGTTAGCACCACTGGTCGGCGCTGTCATGCCATTGTTGGCAATGCTGGCGTCACGTCTTGAGCGCGGAGGTTGGGCTTTCTTGTTCTCGAGTTTAGCCGTGGCGGGCGTGATTTTGACCGCGGGGATCGCGATGTTCCCCTTTGTGATGCCATCGAGCACTTTCCCCGGCCACAGCTTGACCATGTGGGATGCCACCTCTAGCGAGCTGACCTTGTCGATCATGACCATCGTCGCCGCAGTGTTTGTGCCGATTATCTTGGCTTACACCCTGTGGTGCTACATTAAGATGTTTGGCCGCTTAGACGCGCAATATATTGAAGACAACACCCATTCACTGTACTGA
- the ruvB gene encoding Holliday junction branch migration DNA helicase RuvB — MIEADRLISAQTTPDREEEVIDRAIRPKLLEDYQGQNHVRDQMEIFIHAARKRQEALDHLLIFGPPGLGKTTLANIVANEMDVNIRTTSGPVLEKAGDLAALLTNLEPHDVLFIDEIHRLSPVVEEVLYPAMEDYQLDIMIGEGPAARSIKIDLPPFTLIGATTRAGSLTSPLRDRFGITQRLEYYSVGDLTGIVKRSAHCLALSTDEEGAMEVARRSRGTPRIANRLLRRVRDYAEVKGTGDISADIAKRALDMLDVDSQGFDYMDRKLLNAIIEKFDGGPVGLDNLAAAIGEEKDTIEDVIEPYLIQQGYLQRTPRGRIASQRAYLHFGFDLPKT, encoded by the coding sequence ATGATAGAAGCTGATCGTTTAATCTCGGCGCAAACCACCCCTGATCGGGAAGAAGAGGTGATCGACCGCGCGATTCGTCCTAAGTTATTGGAAGACTACCAGGGGCAAAATCACGTCCGTGATCAAATGGAAATCTTTATCCATGCTGCGCGTAAACGCCAAGAGGCGCTCGATCATCTGTTGATTTTTGGCCCGCCAGGTCTGGGTAAAACCACCTTGGCCAATATTGTTGCCAATGAAATGGACGTCAATATTCGCACCACGTCAGGCCCCGTGTTAGAAAAAGCCGGCGATCTGGCCGCCTTGCTCACCAACCTTGAGCCTCACGATGTATTATTTATTGATGAAATCCATCGCTTAAGCCCAGTGGTAGAAGAAGTCTTGTACCCGGCGATGGAAGACTATCAGCTAGATATTATGATTGGTGAAGGGCCTGCCGCGCGCTCAATCAAAATCGATTTACCGCCGTTTACCCTGATTGGTGCCACCACCCGCGCCGGCTCGTTGACATCGCCCTTGCGTGACCGGTTTGGTATTACTCAGCGTTTAGAGTATTACAGCGTGGGGGATCTAACCGGTATCGTGAAACGCAGCGCCCATTGCTTGGCATTATCAACCGACGAGGAAGGGGCGATGGAAGTGGCTCGTCGTTCTCGTGGTACGCCACGCATTGCCAACCGCTTGCTCCGCCGTGTGCGTGATTATGCCGAAGTAAAAGGCACGGGAGATATCAGTGCTGACATAGCCAAACGCGCGCTCGATATGCTCGATGTCGACAGCCAAGGGTTTGACTACATGGATCGCAAGCTACTCAATGCTATTATTGAGAAGTTCGATGGCGGGCCGGTGGGGCTTGATAACTTAGCGGCGGCGATTGGCGAAGAGAAAGACACCATCGAAGATGTGATTGAGCCTTATTTGATTCAACAAGGCTACCTGCAACGCACACCACGTGGCCGAATTGCCAGCCAGCGTGCCTATTTGCACTTTGGCTTTGATTTGCCGAAAACTTAG
- the cydX gene encoding cytochrome bd-I oxidase subunit CydX, whose protein sequence is MWYFTWILGVLLACAFGIINALWLEHTEAMDHDNE, encoded by the coding sequence ATGTGGTATTTCACGTGGATTCTTGGTGTGCTGCTGGCATGCGCCTTTGGCATTATCAATGCCTTATGGTTGGAGCACACCGAAGCGATGGATCACGACAATGAGTGA
- a CDS encoding cyd operon YbgE family protein yields the protein MSERQPAPLGQHFTGLWRLLSLASALCWGGQVMWAPEAFAQRMGGVTFPMGVGLLYATCVGVIHAVGFTAQGKWSRWLTWPPLGWGVSLLLLALMWLR from the coding sequence ATGAGTGAGCGCCAACCTGCGCCTTTAGGCCAGCACTTTACTGGCCTTTGGCGGCTGCTCTCATTGGCCAGCGCGCTGTGCTGGGGCGGCCAAGTGATGTGGGCGCCAGAAGCCTTTGCTCAGCGCATGGGTGGGGTGACGTTTCCGATGGGCGTGGGGCTGCTCTACGCGACCTGTGTCGGGGTGATCCATGCCGTCGGTTTCACCGCGCAAGGCAAGTGGAGCCGATGGCTCACCTGGCCGCCATTGGGGTGGGGCGTCTCCCTTCTTTTGCTCGCCTTGATGTGGCTACGCTAG
- the ruvA gene encoding Holliday junction branch migration protein RuvA: MIGRLQGTLIEKQPPEILIDVNGVGYEVSMPMNCLYQLPEVGETATVYTHFVVREDAQLLYGFSGKRERALFREVIKANGVGPKLGLAILSGMTANHFVDSVEHNDVSTLVKIPGVGKKTAERLVVEMRDRLKNWEAFDLFTPHTDAATAEGAALRAAPTTISSAADEAVSALVALGYKAAQAEKVVKQIATDDMSSEDVIRHALRSMV; this comes from the coding sequence GTGATAGGCCGATTACAGGGAACCCTGATAGAAAAGCAACCTCCTGAGATTTTGATCGATGTGAACGGCGTCGGCTATGAAGTGAGCATGCCGATGAACTGCTTGTATCAATTGCCGGAGGTGGGCGAAACTGCCACCGTGTACACGCATTTTGTGGTGCGTGAAGATGCGCAACTTCTCTATGGTTTTAGCGGTAAACGTGAGCGAGCGCTGTTTCGGGAAGTGATCAAGGCCAATGGCGTGGGACCTAAACTGGGGTTAGCGATTTTATCGGGGATGACGGCTAACCACTTTGTCGACAGTGTCGAGCACAATGATGTCTCGACCCTGGTGAAAATCCCCGGCGTGGGCAAGAAAACCGCGGAACGTTTGGTGGTTGAAATGCGTGACCGGCTTAAAAATTGGGAAGCGTTCGATCTCTTTACCCCGCACACGGATGCTGCGACGGCTGAGGGCGCAGCCCTACGCGCAGCGCCAACCACCATATCGTCTGCCGCGGATGAGGCGGTAAGCGCCTTGGTCGCACTGGGTTATAAAGCGGCGCAGGCGGAGAAAGTGGTTAAACAAATTGCAACTGATGATATGAGCAGCGAAGACGTGATCCGTCACGCGCTGCGTTCAATGGTGTAA
- the cydA gene encoding cytochrome ubiquinol oxidase subunit I → MTDIVDLSRLQFALTAMYHFLFVPLTLGMAFLLAIMESLYVMTDKQIYKDMTKFWGKLFGINFALGVATGLTMEFQFGTNWAYYSHYVGDIFGAPLAIEGLMAFFLESTFVGLFFFGWDRLSKRQHLVTTWLVALGSNFSALWILVANGWMQNPVGSEFNFETMRMEMVSFADVVFNPVAQVKFVHTVAAGYTTGAMFILGISAYYLLKGRDIAFARRSFAIAASFGMAAILSVIVLGDESGYELGDVQKVKLAAIEAEWHTEEAPAAFTVVGLPNQETMQTDYAIKIPYAMGIIATRSLDKEVTGLTDLIAEHETRIRNGMQAYALLEKLRAGEKSPETKAAFNEVKNDLGYGLLLKPYTDKVVDATEGQIQQAAQDSIPQVAPLFWSFRIMVACGFAMLFIFGMAFWQTCRQRIDEKPWLLKLALIGIPLPWIACEAGWFVAEYGRQPWAVGEILPVHVAASNLAAGDIIFSMVAICSLYTVFLVAELYLMFKFARLGPSSLKTGRYHFEQKGNPEADFSRQIEA, encoded by the coding sequence ATTACCGATATCGTCGATTTATCGCGGCTGCAGTTTGCGCTGACCGCGATGTATCACTTCCTGTTTGTTCCTTTAACTCTGGGCATGGCATTTTTGCTGGCCATCATGGAATCGTTATACGTGATGACCGACAAGCAAATCTACAAAGACATGACCAAGTTTTGGGGCAAGCTGTTTGGAATTAACTTTGCGCTTGGGGTGGCCACTGGCCTCACCATGGAGTTTCAATTCGGAACCAACTGGGCCTACTATTCCCACTATGTCGGGGATATTTTTGGGGCCCCGCTTGCCATTGAAGGGCTGATGGCCTTCTTCCTTGAATCCACTTTTGTGGGCCTGTTCTTCTTTGGTTGGGATCGTCTCAGTAAGCGTCAACACTTGGTCACTACCTGGCTGGTGGCGTTAGGCTCTAACTTTTCCGCGCTATGGATTTTGGTCGCCAACGGCTGGATGCAAAACCCCGTGGGTTCAGAGTTTAACTTTGAAACCATGCGCATGGAGATGGTGAGCTTTGCCGATGTGGTCTTCAACCCCGTGGCGCAGGTGAAGTTTGTTCACACCGTTGCCGCTGGCTATACCACAGGGGCGATGTTCATCCTTGGTATCAGTGCTTACTACCTGCTCAAAGGCCGTGATATAGCCTTTGCCCGCCGTTCGTTTGCGATCGCGGCCTCGTTTGGTATGGCGGCCATTTTATCCGTGATTGTGCTGGGTGATGAGTCCGGTTACGAGCTGGGTGATGTACAAAAGGTCAAACTGGCAGCGATTGAGGCCGAGTGGCACACCGAAGAAGCGCCAGCGGCGTTTACCGTGGTGGGCTTGCCGAATCAAGAGACCATGCAGACCGATTATGCGATCAAAATCCCTTATGCGATGGGGATCATTGCCACGCGCTCACTGGATAAAGAAGTGACAGGCTTAACCGATTTGATTGCTGAGCATGAAACCCGCATCCGCAATGGTATGCAGGCGTACGCATTGCTGGAAAAACTGCGTGCCGGCGAGAAATCACCGGAAACCAAAGCCGCGTTCAATGAAGTGAAAAACGACCTCGGTTATGGCCTGCTCCTTAAGCCGTACACCGACAAGGTGGTGGATGCGACTGAAGGGCAAATTCAGCAAGCCGCGCAAGACTCTATTCCGCAAGTGGCGCCTTTGTTCTGGAGCTTTAGGATCATGGTAGCGTGCGGCTTTGCGATGCTGTTTATTTTTGGCATGGCGTTCTGGCAAACCTGTCGCCAGCGTATCGATGAAAAACCATGGCTACTGAAGCTTGCGCTGATTGGTATTCCTCTGCCATGGATCGCCTGCGAAGCGGGTTGGTTTGTTGCCGAATACGGTCGCCAGCCTTGGGCGGTGGGGGAAATCCTCCCCGTGCACGTGGCCGCATCGAATCTGGCCGCTGGCGATATTATTTTCTCGATGGTGGCGATTTGCTCGCTCTACACCGTTTTCCTCGTCGCTGAGCTTTATCTGATGTTCAAGTTTGCCCGCCTTGGGCCCAGCAGCCTCAAAACCGGCCGCTACCATTTTGAACAAAAAGGCAATCCAGAAGCGGATTTCAGCCGCCAGATTGAAGCATAA
- the ruvC gene encoding crossover junction endodeoxyribonuclease RuvC, protein MAVILGIDPGSRITGYGVIRQHGRHLEYLGSGCIRTETDDLPGRLKHIYAGVSEVITQFQPDNFAIEQVFMARNADSALKLGQARGSAIVAAVNADLPVSEYAARLIKQAVVGKGSADKKQVQHMVTHMLKLSATPQADAADALAVAICHAHTNHTLIAMAGKANAARRGRYR, encoded by the coding sequence ATGGCAGTGATACTGGGAATTGACCCAGGTTCGCGGATCACCGGTTATGGGGTGATCCGCCAACATGGTCGGCATCTTGAATATCTCGGTAGTGGCTGTATTCGTACCGAGACAGACGACTTACCCGGTCGACTGAAGCATATCTACGCAGGCGTGAGCGAAGTCATCACGCAATTTCAGCCAGATAACTTTGCTATCGAGCAAGTGTTTATGGCCCGTAACGCGGATTCAGCACTGAAACTGGGTCAAGCACGCGGCAGTGCCATTGTCGCGGCGGTAAACGCCGATTTACCGGTGTCTGAATATGCCGCCAGGCTTATCAAGCAAGCCGTAGTGGGAAAAGGCAGTGCGGATAAAAAGCAAGTCCAGCATATGGTCACCCATATGTTGAAACTTAGTGCCACCCCGCAAGCCGATGCCGCCGATGCTCTCGCGGTTGCCATTTGTCATGCTCACACCAACCACACCCTCATCGCCATGGCCGGCAAAGCCAACGCCGCCCGCCGCGGCCGGTATCGGTAA
- the ybgC gene encoding tol-pal system-associated acyl-CoA thioesterase: MTESTPFRWPIRVYYEDTDAGGVVYHANYLNYFERARTELLREIGVNQQALFAEHTAFVVRHMDIDFHRGARLDDALEVVTTVSAMGRASMTFCQSLVNSDQKALCAATVKIACVDPKNMKPKSIPTQIKSEMMT; this comes from the coding sequence ATGACAGAATCAACGCCGTTTCGCTGGCCCATCCGTGTGTATTATGAAGACACGGACGCCGGGGGAGTGGTTTACCACGCCAATTACCTCAATTACTTTGAGCGGGCACGCACTGAACTGTTGCGTGAGATCGGTGTCAATCAACAAGCGCTCTTTGCCGAGCATACGGCCTTTGTGGTACGCCACATGGACATTGATTTTCACCGTGGCGCTCGGCTTGATGACGCGCTGGAGGTTGTCACTACAGTGTCAGCCATGGGGCGCGCCAGCATGACGTTTTGTCAAAGCTTGGTGAATTCTGATCAAAAAGCATTGTGTGCGGCGACGGTTAAGATAGCCTGTGTCGACCCAAAAAACATGAAACCCAAATCGATTCCAACACAGATTAAATCGGAGATGATGACGTGA
- the tolQ gene encoding protein TolQ → MTAELSILDLFLQASLLVKGVMLILLGMSVVSWAMIIKRSKVMQQAFSKAERFEDRFWSGIDLSQLFQEVQARKDNLTGSEKIFYAGFKEFARLHRSNDKVPEAVMEGTSRAMRVSLSKQVEELETHLPFLATVGSISPYIGLFGTVWGIMHAFIALGAVKQATLAMVAPGIAEALVATAMGLFAAIPAVMAYNRLTAKVGKLEHNYMNFMEEFSSILHRQAFAATQE, encoded by the coding sequence GTGACCGCTGAACTTTCCATTCTCGACCTGTTTTTGCAAGCAAGTTTGCTTGTCAAGGGAGTGATGCTGATATTACTGGGTATGTCAGTGGTGTCTTGGGCGATGATCATCAAACGCTCCAAGGTCATGCAGCAAGCGTTTAGCAAAGCGGAACGCTTTGAAGACAGATTTTGGTCTGGGATCGATCTTTCTCAACTGTTCCAAGAAGTGCAAGCGCGCAAAGACAATTTGACCGGCAGCGAGAAGATTTTTTACGCCGGCTTTAAAGAATTCGCGCGTTTGCATCGCAGCAATGACAAAGTGCCTGAAGCGGTGATGGAAGGCACCTCGCGGGCGATGCGTGTGTCGCTATCAAAACAGGTGGAAGAGCTGGAAACCCATCTGCCATTTTTGGCCACCGTGGGCTCAATCAGCCCCTACATCGGCCTATTTGGCACCGTGTGGGGCATTATGCACGCCTTTATCGCTTTGGGCGCGGTAAAGCAGGCCACGCTGGCGATGGTAGCGCCCGGGATTGCTGAAGCCTTGGTGGCAACCGCAATGGGCCTGTTCGCCGCGATCCCAGCGGTGATGGCGTACAACCGTCTGACGGCTAAAGTGGGCAAACTTGAGCACAACTACATGAACTTTATGGAAGAGTTCTCTAGCATTCTTCATCGTCAAGCGTTTGCGGCAACCCAGGAGTGA